The following coding sequences lie in one Panicum virgatum strain AP13 chromosome 6N, P.virgatum_v5, whole genome shotgun sequence genomic window:
- the LOC120678856 gene encoding oxysterol-binding protein-related protein 2A-like isoform X1: protein MTQSMSGRGGSGRGYGLHHHHHHSALCCLSAAPPLPGDATPTLPLAPDPAAAAAAASGAAVAVEGVLHKWTNYGRGWRERWFSLRDGVLSYSKIRAGAGAGAAEEDGEVRLIGSRVGGARHTEKPTGVVSLKVSAFRESKSDDRRFYIFSPTKTLHLKTHSKDDRVAWIEALILARSVYSLRSLSGRVTFVQCDVSISTARLRDRMHQEGLNENLIQDCEQIVLSEFSSYRKQLKRRYEDYLSLFGSCRHNFEEGKDGSITQGELTRNDFSSSRHGNFSEYSTTESDEFEKNDGGELICEEETPFFDSVDYFIESDNRSSTMLSDQEVVDTQTQDSSDRLPQIRRRTRLPEPTEKEKGISLWSIIKDSVGKDLTRVCLPVYFNEPLSSLQKCFEDLEYSYLLDQAYQYGKMGNSLMRILKVAAFAISGYASSVARPCKPFNPLLGETYEADYPDRGVRFFAEKVSHHPMLIACHCEGKGWKFWGDSNLKSKFWGQSIQVEPVGILTVEFDDGEIFQWNKVTTTIHNLILGKLYCSHHGTMHIKGNRQYSCKLKFKEPSLLDRNPHLVQGFVEDNDGSKASFLIGKWDESMYYSNSDTFKVRSADQLKGASLLWEKNKPAPNPTRYNLSSFAITLNELTPGLQEKLPPTDSRLRPDQHHLENGEYEKANAEKLRLERRQRMSTKLQDNGWKPRWFEQDTDDGTYRYKGGYWETREKGHWDGCLDIFGEFVET, encoded by the exons ATGACGCAGAGCATGAGCGGCCGCGGAGGGAGCGGCCGCGGGTACggactccaccaccaccaccaccacagcgCGCTGTGCTgcctctccgccgcgccgccgcttccgggGGACGCCACGCCGACGCTGCCGCTGGCGccggaccccgccgccgccgccgccgcggcctcgggggcggcggtggcggtggagggggTACTGCACAAGTGGACCAACTACGGCCGCGGGTGGCGGGAGCGCTGGTTCTCGCTCCGCGACGGCGTCCTGTCCTACTCCAAGATtcgggccggcgcgggcgccggcgcggcggaggaggacggggaGGTCAGGCTGATCGGCTCCAGggtcggcggcgcgcgccacACTGAGAAGCCCACCGGCGTCGTAAGCCTCAAG GTGTCAGCATTTCGGGAGAGCAAGTCTGACGATAGGAGATTCTACATATTTTCCCCCACAAAGACGCTTCACTTGAAGACACATTCAAAAGATGACCGTGTTGCCTGGATTGAGGCCTTGATCTTGGCAAGGAGTGTGTACTCTCTCAGGTCACTCAGCGGGAGAGTAACTTTCGTGCAGTGCGATGTTTCGATTTCAACTGCAAGGCTTCGAGATCGAATGCATCAGGAGGGTCTGAACGAGAATCTTATTCAGGACTGTGAACAGATTGTACTTTCTGAATTCTCAAGCTACCGGAAGCAACTCAAGCGGCGTTATGAGGATTACTTAAGCTTGTTTGGGTCCTGCAGACACAATTTTGAG GAAGGTAAAGATGGAAGTATAACACAGGGGGAATTGACAAGAAATGACTTTTCTAGTTCTCGACATGGAAATTTTAGCG AATATAGCACAACAGAATCTGATGAGTTTGAAAAGAACGACGGAGGTGAATTGATCTGTGAAGAAGAAACTCCATTCTTTGATTCTGTGGACTACTTCATAGAATCAGACAACAGGTCTTCAACCATGCTAAGTGATCAGGAAGTTGTGGATACCCAAACACAAGATTCTAGTGACAGGTTACCACAAATCAGACGAAGGACTAGACTACCAGAGCCTACTGAGAAGGAGAAAGGGATCAGCCTCTGGTCCATTATTAAAGATAGTGTTGGAAAGGACTTGACACGAGTTTGCCTTCCAGTTTACTTCAATGAACCTCTCTCATCCCTTCAAAAGTGCTTTGAAGATTTGGAATATTCATACCTCTTGGATCAGGCCTATCAATATGGAAAAATG GGAAATAGTCTCATGAGAATTCTCAAAGTAGCTGCTTTCGCGATCTCCGGCTATGCTTCATCTGTTGCAAGACCTTGCAAACCATTCAATCCATTGTTAGGAGAGACCTATGAAGCTGATTACCCTGATAGAGGAGTTCGTTTTTTCGCAGAAAAG GTTAGTCATCATCCAATGCTGATTGCCTGCCACTGTGAAGGCAAGGGTTGGAAATTCTGGGGCGACAGCAATCTCAAATCCAAGTTTTGGGGGCAGTCAATTCAAGTTGAACCAGTTGGCATTTTGACTGTGGAATTTGACGATGGGGAAATCTTCCAATGGAATAAG GTTACAACGACTATTCATAACCTCATCCTTGGGAAGTTGTACTGCAGCCACCATGGAACCATGCATATAAAAGGGAATCGTCAGTATTCATGTAAACTTAAGTTCAAAGAGCCATCACTTCTTGACCGGAATCCTCACCTA GTACAAGGCTTTGTAGAGGATAATGATGGGAGCAAAGCTTCGTTTTTAATAGGGAAGTGGGATGAAAGCATGTATTATAGTAATTCTGATACTTTCAAGGTGAGAAGTGCTGATCAACTGAAAGGTGCTTCGCTATTGTGGGAAAAGAACAAACCTGCTCCTAATCCAACGCGGTACAATCTGTCTTCATTCGCGATCACGTTGAATGAGTTAACCCCAGGGCTGCAG GAAAAACTTCCACCTACAGATTCACGGTTGAGACCAGATCAGCACCACCTAGAGAATGGAGAATATGAAAAGGCGAACGCTGAGAAGTTGAGGTTGGAACGGCGTCAAAGAATG TCCACGAAACTTCAAGACAATGGCTGGAAGCCCCGGTGGTTCGAGCAGGACACTGACGATGGGACGTACCGCTACAAAGGCGGATACTGGGAAACAAGAGAGAAGGGACACTGGGACGGGTGCCTCGACATATTTGGGGAATTCGTTGAGACATGA
- the LOC120678856 gene encoding oxysterol-binding protein-related protein 2A-like isoform X2, with the protein MYSRSKWPHRERGSLGEGIKWGACGLCQIKGGLWIFNCIGCFLKVSAFRESKSDDRRFYIFSPTKTLHLKTHSKDDRVAWIEALILARSVYSLRSLSGRVTFVQCDVSISTARLRDRMHQEGLNENLIQDCEQIVLSEFSSYRKQLKRRYEDYLSLFGSCRHNFEEGKDGSITQGELTRNDFSSSRHGNFSEYSTTESDEFEKNDGGELICEEETPFFDSVDYFIESDNRSSTMLSDQEVVDTQTQDSSDRLPQIRRRTRLPEPTEKEKGISLWSIIKDSVGKDLTRVCLPVYFNEPLSSLQKCFEDLEYSYLLDQAYQYGKMGNSLMRILKVAAFAISGYASSVARPCKPFNPLLGETYEADYPDRGVRFFAEKVSHHPMLIACHCEGKGWKFWGDSNLKSKFWGQSIQVEPVGILTVEFDDGEIFQWNKVTTTIHNLILGKLYCSHHGTMHIKGNRQYSCKLKFKEPSLLDRNPHLVQGFVEDNDGSKASFLIGKWDESMYYSNSDTFKVRSADQLKGASLLWEKNKPAPNPTRYNLSSFAITLNELTPGLQEKLPPTDSRLRPDQHHLENGEYEKANAEKLRLERRQRMSTKLQDNGWKPRWFEQDTDDGTYRYKGGYWETREKGHWDGCLDIFGEFVET; encoded by the exons ATGTACAGTCGATCCAAGTGGCCACATAGAGAGAGAGGGAGCCTAGGAGAGGGAATAAAATGGGGGGCCTGTGGTCTATGTCAGATTAAGGGCGGCCTTTGGATCTTCAACTGCATAGGTTGTTTTCTTAAG GTGTCAGCATTTCGGGAGAGCAAGTCTGACGATAGGAGATTCTACATATTTTCCCCCACAAAGACGCTTCACTTGAAGACACATTCAAAAGATGACCGTGTTGCCTGGATTGAGGCCTTGATCTTGGCAAGGAGTGTGTACTCTCTCAGGTCACTCAGCGGGAGAGTAACTTTCGTGCAGTGCGATGTTTCGATTTCAACTGCAAGGCTTCGAGATCGAATGCATCAGGAGGGTCTGAACGAGAATCTTATTCAGGACTGTGAACAGATTGTACTTTCTGAATTCTCAAGCTACCGGAAGCAACTCAAGCGGCGTTATGAGGATTACTTAAGCTTGTTTGGGTCCTGCAGACACAATTTTGAG GAAGGTAAAGATGGAAGTATAACACAGGGGGAATTGACAAGAAATGACTTTTCTAGTTCTCGACATGGAAATTTTAGCG AATATAGCACAACAGAATCTGATGAGTTTGAAAAGAACGACGGAGGTGAATTGATCTGTGAAGAAGAAACTCCATTCTTTGATTCTGTGGACTACTTCATAGAATCAGACAACAGGTCTTCAACCATGCTAAGTGATCAGGAAGTTGTGGATACCCAAACACAAGATTCTAGTGACAGGTTACCACAAATCAGACGAAGGACTAGACTACCAGAGCCTACTGAGAAGGAGAAAGGGATCAGCCTCTGGTCCATTATTAAAGATAGTGTTGGAAAGGACTTGACACGAGTTTGCCTTCCAGTTTACTTCAATGAACCTCTCTCATCCCTTCAAAAGTGCTTTGAAGATTTGGAATATTCATACCTCTTGGATCAGGCCTATCAATATGGAAAAATG GGAAATAGTCTCATGAGAATTCTCAAAGTAGCTGCTTTCGCGATCTCCGGCTATGCTTCATCTGTTGCAAGACCTTGCAAACCATTCAATCCATTGTTAGGAGAGACCTATGAAGCTGATTACCCTGATAGAGGAGTTCGTTTTTTCGCAGAAAAG GTTAGTCATCATCCAATGCTGATTGCCTGCCACTGTGAAGGCAAGGGTTGGAAATTCTGGGGCGACAGCAATCTCAAATCCAAGTTTTGGGGGCAGTCAATTCAAGTTGAACCAGTTGGCATTTTGACTGTGGAATTTGACGATGGGGAAATCTTCCAATGGAATAAG GTTACAACGACTATTCATAACCTCATCCTTGGGAAGTTGTACTGCAGCCACCATGGAACCATGCATATAAAAGGGAATCGTCAGTATTCATGTAAACTTAAGTTCAAAGAGCCATCACTTCTTGACCGGAATCCTCACCTA GTACAAGGCTTTGTAGAGGATAATGATGGGAGCAAAGCTTCGTTTTTAATAGGGAAGTGGGATGAAAGCATGTATTATAGTAATTCTGATACTTTCAAGGTGAGAAGTGCTGATCAACTGAAAGGTGCTTCGCTATTGTGGGAAAAGAACAAACCTGCTCCTAATCCAACGCGGTACAATCTGTCTTCATTCGCGATCACGTTGAATGAGTTAACCCCAGGGCTGCAG GAAAAACTTCCACCTACAGATTCACGGTTGAGACCAGATCAGCACCACCTAGAGAATGGAGAATATGAAAAGGCGAACGCTGAGAAGTTGAGGTTGGAACGGCGTCAAAGAATG TCCACGAAACTTCAAGACAATGGCTGGAAGCCCCGGTGGTTCGAGCAGGACACTGACGATGGGACGTACCGCTACAAAGGCGGATACTGGGAAACAAGAGAGAAGGGACACTGGGACGGGTGCCTCGACATATTTGGGGAATTCGTTGAGACATGA
- the LOC120677847 gene encoding leucine-rich repeat receptor-like serine/threonine-protein kinase RGI4 → MAGWACCLLMLPVLTSGAAAQSRSASASAAGAPCSWPNVACDSAAGRVTKLYLDNLNITGPIVDAVGGLSSLEHLHLSNNISGVLPTALYRCRSLRFLDLSINNIGGKLPDDLGNRLGRNLRTLYFGANRFDGSVLVSLCMLRNLRYLGLSECNFTGTVPAELGQLTKLKEFSDVQVEILDLSDNSFTGTIPAGIWRLPNLKEFMVYNNSFTGNLQVDGFPATG, encoded by the exons ATGGCTGGGTGGGCTTGCTGCCTCCTTATGCTGCCTGTGCTAACCAGTGGTGCTGCGGCGCAGTCCCGGTCGGCGAGCGCCTCGGCCGCTGGCGCGCCCTGCAGCTGGCCAAATGTGGCCTGTGactcggccgccggccgcgtcaCCAAGCTCTACCTCGACAACCTCAACATCACGGGCCCCATCGTGGACGCCGTCGGCGGCCTCTCCAGCCTCGAACACCTCCACCTCTCCAACAACATCTCCGGCGTCTTGCCGACGGCGCTCTACCGCTGCCGCTCGCTCCGGTTCCTCGACCTCAGCATTAACAATATCGGTGGGAAACTGCCTGATGACCTCGGCAATCGCCTTGGACGTAACCTGAGAACCCTGTATTTTGGTGCGAACAGGTTCGATGGCAGCGTCCTGGTGTCCCTCTGTATGCTCCGAAACCTGCGGTATCTTGGGTTGTCCGAATGCAACTTCACCGGCACCGTTCCTGCAGAGCTTGGCCAGCTGACGAAGCTTAAGGAGTTTTCG GATGTCCAAGTTGAGATACTTGACCTCTCTGACAACTCATTCACAGGAACCATTCCCGCAGGAATTTGGAGGCTCCCCAATTTGAAAGAGTTCATGGTGTACAACAACAGCTTCACTGGAAACCTGCAGGTTGATGGATTTCCAGCAACAGGGTAG